A single region of the Denticeps clupeoides chromosome 18, fDenClu1.1, whole genome shotgun sequence genome encodes:
- the sh3tc2 gene encoding SH3 domain and tetratricopeptide repeat-containing protein 2 isoform X6 codes for MTTDVVLQFSGKRHSSEETDAVLQEVLRTRLRVLESNSQNLSRLFKDMSARLVSVQAEKDCFIITFKTVEEIWKFSTYLSLGLVARCLQNFLCDATLCVDPLQLSDVAISVSVDEEHLATLYLRLLLEEGFFFGKALCDGTGEDDRLCFRQDDLLMVRDVGQDGMWEGTLLSSGSHGLVPVSSMQPLPYPFYQWFLRKYPGSAAGLPPASTFCDYPIATGTCISTVAYDPVGQDELPLYEGEEVAVEGLLLRGMNVFVGRSLSSGLVGFVQKAHVKPAELHPLTSSVAFVTEEEKAALNDINPGVTHSDSHIQMLQELELRSCEISRVYRMDRLDESDFPYMTCNSKKAVEKTPLAQRQSVASTLHSSPCHSLHRSRNTLGQSFTSFSLNDTFCNLDEFDDILEFEESEEPELCDPLLTLLDSDPSSIPPKDIGDLCDPSHSFLEVLFAGEGEDAVMLRLESVRETAKRQCMWWAQRRACFLLGRLCARRLKLSQARIYFEEALAVPVPGFLDLRLLRALYTHLTALYMKQRLPQKLRWTQERACVLMMALPDHCFCCADEFELLKPVMWRALLDGDRHLETRALFLSLRLFLQLGRHDHALPFAERLQFLSAGLGSRDGQVPMPLDLSWLLSCLYHQKYQPHLALAALSLDPLCPRTLNHALQKVEVFVRNADRLNPTWRCTNCPLSSQLRLHLQQAVDSASRESQHLAELDLCISLAWLLLLHGALEKAVWCAEHAVKVGSHVGEEERFEAQALHSWMLVLSGKAESAVNQLLPLLSSLTGSDSPAARGVVHTLIGLSLRQLGRLQESATHSHSALRIAHENGDKRNEAIALANLACLALGTGSMGVAEGFLQRSLLLFFNLGDGANEEHIQALIWMGRVLSDSGRGLEARVAYELGLLIGISVKNLRSQMTVAEILSRHYATKLMYRQCIVYYEHCVALSRELQDKRLEGQYLEILGSMYLSLNTERTSWKSLDYTKQSLRISIDLGNRQEESVTWLNAGRIYYLMCEDELADMYLQAAVRTALKVEDPAFVLSVHEGAGDVFFKGHRNRMAALPFYRDGSLPLARSIGDTLSELRMLNKITVLLMSESQHQEALQYAILAVESTAATGQWEQEWVALHRLASVHYALRHYELAENFYLQAVRCGPTDTQHRITAQYYCRTYRRLGDLTLHHLQDAFDAMGYYQLALAAAMEDTCPASRYILFMKLAEVHTHLLPDTELCEHYTHSANSLKNVLAETYTENSPVDQTQTEMYHRKSSDTNVDKKKADALTTNTHKTNTHIASTLNIDKTDTHSTISITTDKTDTPSTNSINTDKTDTQSKSSINSHETDTHRVISVNTRETGRNSVIDTDVQETNT; via the exons ATGACCACAG ATGTGGTTTTGCAGTTCAGTGGTAAGCGCCACAGCAGTGAAGAAACCGACGCTGTCCTGCAGGAAGTGCTCAGAACGCGGCTGAGGGTGTTGGAGAGCAACAGCCAGAACCTCTCTCGTCTGTTCAAG GACATGTCCGCACGCCTAGTCTCCGTTCAGGCAGAAAAGGATTGTTTCATCATTACCTTCAAGACCGTAGAGGAGATCTGGAAGTTCTCGACCTACTTGTCCCTAG GCCTGGTGGCGCGATGTCTTCAGAACTTTCTGTGCGATGCAACGCTGTGTGTGGACCCATTGCAGCTCAGTGACGTGGCGATAAGTGTGTCTGTCGACGAGGAGCACCTGGCCACCTTATACCTGCGTCTTCTGCTAGAGGAAG gATTCTTCTTTGGGAAAGCGTTGTGTGATGGCACAGGTGAGGACGACAGGCTGTGCTTCAGGCAAGATGATCTGCTGATGGTGAGGGACGTTGGGCAGGATGGAATGTGGGAGGGGACCCTTCTGTCCAGCGGAAGTCACGGCCTGGTTCCTGTCAGCTCCATGCAGCCTCTACCCTATCCATTTTACCA GTGGTTTCTCAGGAAGTACCCAGGCAGTGCTGCTGGTTTACCGCCGGCTTCGACTTTTTGTGATTATCCTATAG CAACCGGCACATGCATATCGACAGTAGCATACGATCCCGTGGGGCAGGATGAGCTGCCTCTGTATGAGGGGGAGGAGGTGGCAGTAGAGGGACTACTCCTGCGAGGGATGAATGTATTTGTTGGGCGGAGCCTTTCCAGTGGACTTGTGGGATTTGTGCAAAAAGCCCATGTGAAGCCTGCTGAGCTGCACCCACT GACCTCTTCAGTGGCGTTTGTGACGGAAGAGGAGAAAGCTGCTCTAAACGACATAAACCCTGGAGTCACACATTCAGATTCACATATACAGAtgctgcaggagctggagctgcGTTCATGTGAAATCAGCAGAGTTTACAGGATGG ATAGACTGGATGAATCTGATTTTCCATACATGACTTGCAATTCCAAAAAAG CTGTAGAGAAGACTCCTCTTGCCCAACGTCAGAGTGTGGCATCCACACTTCACTCCTCCCCTTGCCACTCCCTTCACAGGTCCCGCAATACTTTGGGCCAAAGCTTCACCTCCTTCAGCCTGAATGACACCTTTTGTAACTTAGACGAGTTTGACGACATCCTGGAATTTGAGGAATCTGAGGAGCCGGAGCTCTGTGACCCCCTGCTGACCTTGCTGGATTCTGACCCCAGCTCGATTCCTCCTAAAGACATCGGTGACCTGTGTGACCCCTCACACTCGTTTCTTGAAGTTCTGTTTGCGGGAGAGGGCGAGGATGCAGTAATGTTGCGCCTAGAGTCGGTGCGGGAGACCGCAAAGCGCCAGTGCATGTGGTGGGCGCAGCGACGGGCGTGCTTTCTTCTGGGACGCTTGTGTGCCCGCAGACTGAAGCTGTCACAG GCTCGCATCTACTTCGAGGAGGCCCTGGCGGTTCCTGTGCCTGGCTTTTTGGACCTTCGTCTGCTGCGGGCACTCTACACCCACCTTACAGCACTGTACATGAAGCAGCGGCTGCCACAGAAACTGCGGTGGACTCAGGAGCGGGCATGTGTCCTGATGATGGCGCTGCCTGACCACTGCTTCTGCTGCGCTGACGAGTTCGAGCTGCTGAAGCCCGTGATGTGGCGGGCACTGTTAGACGGGGACAGGCACCTGGAGACGCGtgccctcttcctgtccctcCGCCTCTTCCTGCAGCTTGGCCGTCATGACCACGCCCTGCCCTTTGCAGAGAGACTACAGTTTCTGTCTGCAGGCCTTGGATCACGTGATGGCCAAGTCCCGATGCCCCTCGACCTGAGCTGGCTGCTCAGTTGCCTGTACCACCAGAAGTACCAGCCTCACCTGGCGCTGGCCGCCCTCAGCTTGGACCCCCTTTGCCCGCGCACGCTGAACCATGCCCTTCAGAAGGTGGAAGTGTTTGTGAGAAATGCAGATCGTCTCAACCCAACATGGCGATGCACCAACTGCCCGCTGTCCAGCCAGCTGCGTTTGCACCTGCAGCAAGCTGTGGACAGTGCCAGTCGAGAGAGCCAGCATCTCGCTGAACTTGACCTGTGCATAAGCCTGGC TTGGCTGTTATTGTTGCATGGTGCCCTGGAGAAAGCTGTGTGGTGTGCAGAACATGCAGTGAAGGTGGGTTCTCACGTGGGTGAGGAAGAGAGATTCGAAGCACAAGCCCTTCATAGCTGGATGTTGGTGCTGAGTGGGAAGGCGGAGTCTGCTGTGAAccagctcctccccctcttAAGCTCTCTCACAGGCTCTGACAGCCCTGCCGCAAGGGGTGTTGTTCATACATTGATTGGCCTAAGCCTGCGGCAATTGGGACGTCTCCAGGAGTCTGCCACACACTCCCATTCCGCCCTGCGCATCGCTCATGAGAATGGAGACAAACGTAACGAAGCCATTGCCCTTGCCAACCTTGCGTGCCTGGCACTGGGTACGGGGTCAATGGGTGTGGCTGAAGGCTTCTTGCAGAGATCGCTGCTCCTCTTCTTCAACTTGGGTGACGGCGCTAACGAGGAGCACATTCAAGCACTCATCTGGATGGGTCGAGTTCTCAGCGACAGCGGGCGGGGCCTGGAAGCAAGGGTGGCTTATGAGTTGGGCTTACTGATCGGCATCAGTGTGAAAAACCTACGCA GCCAGATGACGGTGGCAGAGATCCTGAGCCGTCACTATGCCACAAAGCTGATGTACAGACAGTGCATTGTTTACTATGAACACTGTGTGGCATTGTCACGTGAGCTGCAAGACAAGCGTCTGGAGGGACAATACCTCGAAATCCTGGGCAGCATGTACCTGTCACTCAACACAGAGAG GACTTCCTGGAAATCTCTAGACTACACCAAGCAGAGCCTGAGGATCTCCATTGACTTGGGTAACAGGCAGGAGGAGTCTGTGACATGGCTGAATGCTGGACGCATCTACTACCTCATGTGTGAAGACGAGCTTGCTGACATGTACCTGCAG GCTGCTGTGAGGACAGCCCTGAAGGTGGAGGACCCTGCCTTTGTCCTGAGCGTCCATGAAGGTGCAGGAGACGTCTTTTTTAAAGGGCACAGGAACAGGATGGCAGCCCTGCCATTTTACAGG GATGGCAGTCTGCCACTAGCACGCAGCATTGGTGACACGCTCTCGGAGTTGAGGATGCTGAATAAAATCACTGTGCTGCTGATGTCTGAGTCGCAACACCAGGAGGCGCTGCAGTATGCCATATTAGCCGTAGAAAGTACCGCTGCTACAG GGCAGTGGGAGCAAGAGTGGGTGGCCCTTCACCGCCTGGCGTCTGTCCACTACGCACTACGGCACTACGAGCTGGCAGAGAACTTTTACCTGCAGGCTGTGAGGTGTGGGCCTACTGATACCCAGCACCGCATCACTGCGCAGTACTACTGCAGGACCTACAGACGGCTTGGAGACCTCACACTGCACCACCTACAG gatgcaTTTGATGCCATGGGGTATTACCAGCTAGCCCTGGCAGCAGCGATGGAGGACACATGCCCTGCCTCACGTTACATCCTTTTTATGAAACTTGCCGAGgtccacacacacctgctgcctGACACAGAGCTGTGTGAGCACTACACACACTCTGCCAACAGCCTGAAGAATGTGCTTGCGGAGACATACACAGAGAACTCCCCCGTGgatcaaacacagacagaaatgtaCCACAGAAAATCAAGCGACACAaatgtggataaaaaaaaagcagacgcACTCaccacaaatacacataaaacaaatacacatattGCAAGCACCCTGAACATAGAcaaaactgacacacacagcacaatcAGCATAACCACAGACAAAACAGACACGCCGAGTACAAACAgcataaacacagacaaaacagaCACGCAAAGCAAAAGCAGCATAAACTCACacgagacagacacacacagagtaatCAGTGTTAATACACGTGAAACAGGCAGAAACAGTGTTATCGACACCGACGTACAGGAAACTAACACATAG
- the sh3tc2 gene encoding SH3 domain and tetratricopeptide repeat-containing protein 2 isoform X4: MSVRNAHRTSSQLHTDVSSDEFDVLWTETSHSLDPGLDIMTTDVVLQFSGKRHSSEETDAVLQEVLRTRLRVLESNSQNLSRLFKDMSARLVSVQAEKDCFIITFKTVEEIWKFSTYLSLGLVARCLQNFLCDATLCVDPLQLSDVAISVSVDEEHLATLYLRLLLEEGFFFGKALCDGTGEDDRLCFRQDDLLMVRDVGQDGMWEGTLLSSGSHGLVPVSSMQPLPYPFYQWFLRKYPGSAAGLPPASTFCDYPIATGTCISTVAYDPVGQDELPLYEGEEVAVEGLLLRGMNVFVGRSLSSGLVGFVQKAHVKPAELHPLTSSVAFVTEEEKAALNDINPGVTHSDSHIQMLQELELRSCEISRVYRMDRLDESDFPYMTCNSKKAVEKTPLAQRQSVASTLHSSPCHSLHRSRNTLGQSFTSFSLNDTFCNLDEFDDILEFEESEEPELCDPLLTLLDSDPSSIPPKDIGDLCDPSHSFLEVLFAGEGEDAVMLRLESVRETAKRQCMWWAQRRACFLLGRLCARRLKLSQARIYFEEALAVPVPGFLDLRLLRALYTHLTALYMKQRLPQKLRWTQERACVLMMALPDHCFCCADEFELLKPVMWRALLDGDRHLETRALFLSLRLFLQLGRHDHALPFAERLQFLSAGLGSRDGQVPMPLDLSWLLSCLYHQKYQPHLALAALSLDPLCPRTLNHALQKVEVFVRNADRLNPTWRCTNCPLSSQLRLHLQQAVDSASRESQHLAELDLCISLAWLLLLHGALEKAVWCAEHAVKVGSHVGEEERFEAQALHSWMLVLSGKAESAVNQLLPLLSSLTGSDSPAARGVVHTLIGLSLRQLGRLQESATHSHSALRIAHENGDKRNEAIALANLACLALGTGSMGVAEGFLQRSLLLFFNLGDGANEEHIQALIWMGRVLSDSGRGLEARVAYELGLLIGISVKNLRSQMTVAEILSRHYATKLMYRQCIVYYEHCVALSRELQDKRLEGQYLEILGSMYLSLNTERTSWKSLDYTKQSLRISIDLGNRQEESVTWLNAGRIYYLMCEDELADMYLQAAVRTALKVEDPAFVLSVHEGAGDVFFKGHRNRMAALPFYRDGSLPLARSIGDTLSELRMLNKITVLLMSESQHQEALQYAILAVESTAATGQWEQEWVALHRLASVHYALRHYELAENFYLQAVRCGPTDTQHRITAQYYCRTYRRLGDLTLHHLQDAFDAMGYYQLALAAAMEDTCPASRYILFMKLAEVHTHLLPDTELCEHYTHSANSLKNVLAETYTENSPVDQTQTEMYHRKSSDTNVDKKKADALTTNTHKTNTHIASTLNIDKTDTHSTISITTDKTDTPSTNSINTDKTDTQSKSSINSHETDTHRVISVNTRETGRNSVIDTDVQETNT; this comes from the exons ATGTCTGTAAGGAATGCACACCGTACGTCCAGCCAGCTGCATAcag ATGTTTCCTCTGATGAGTTTGATGTTCTGTGGACAGAGACGTCCCACTCATTAGATCCAGGACTTGACATCATGACCACAG ATGTGGTTTTGCAGTTCAGTGGTAAGCGCCACAGCAGTGAAGAAACCGACGCTGTCCTGCAGGAAGTGCTCAGAACGCGGCTGAGGGTGTTGGAGAGCAACAGCCAGAACCTCTCTCGTCTGTTCAAG GACATGTCCGCACGCCTAGTCTCCGTTCAGGCAGAAAAGGATTGTTTCATCATTACCTTCAAGACCGTAGAGGAGATCTGGAAGTTCTCGACCTACTTGTCCCTAG GCCTGGTGGCGCGATGTCTTCAGAACTTTCTGTGCGATGCAACGCTGTGTGTGGACCCATTGCAGCTCAGTGACGTGGCGATAAGTGTGTCTGTCGACGAGGAGCACCTGGCCACCTTATACCTGCGTCTTCTGCTAGAGGAAG gATTCTTCTTTGGGAAAGCGTTGTGTGATGGCACAGGTGAGGACGACAGGCTGTGCTTCAGGCAAGATGATCTGCTGATGGTGAGGGACGTTGGGCAGGATGGAATGTGGGAGGGGACCCTTCTGTCCAGCGGAAGTCACGGCCTGGTTCCTGTCAGCTCCATGCAGCCTCTACCCTATCCATTTTACCA GTGGTTTCTCAGGAAGTACCCAGGCAGTGCTGCTGGTTTACCGCCGGCTTCGACTTTTTGTGATTATCCTATAG CAACCGGCACATGCATATCGACAGTAGCATACGATCCCGTGGGGCAGGATGAGCTGCCTCTGTATGAGGGGGAGGAGGTGGCAGTAGAGGGACTACTCCTGCGAGGGATGAATGTATTTGTTGGGCGGAGCCTTTCCAGTGGACTTGTGGGATTTGTGCAAAAAGCCCATGTGAAGCCTGCTGAGCTGCACCCACT GACCTCTTCAGTGGCGTTTGTGACGGAAGAGGAGAAAGCTGCTCTAAACGACATAAACCCTGGAGTCACACATTCAGATTCACATATACAGAtgctgcaggagctggagctgcGTTCATGTGAAATCAGCAGAGTTTACAGGATGG ATAGACTGGATGAATCTGATTTTCCATACATGACTTGCAATTCCAAAAAAG CTGTAGAGAAGACTCCTCTTGCCCAACGTCAGAGTGTGGCATCCACACTTCACTCCTCCCCTTGCCACTCCCTTCACAGGTCCCGCAATACTTTGGGCCAAAGCTTCACCTCCTTCAGCCTGAATGACACCTTTTGTAACTTAGACGAGTTTGACGACATCCTGGAATTTGAGGAATCTGAGGAGCCGGAGCTCTGTGACCCCCTGCTGACCTTGCTGGATTCTGACCCCAGCTCGATTCCTCCTAAAGACATCGGTGACCTGTGTGACCCCTCACACTCGTTTCTTGAAGTTCTGTTTGCGGGAGAGGGCGAGGATGCAGTAATGTTGCGCCTAGAGTCGGTGCGGGAGACCGCAAAGCGCCAGTGCATGTGGTGGGCGCAGCGACGGGCGTGCTTTCTTCTGGGACGCTTGTGTGCCCGCAGACTGAAGCTGTCACAG GCTCGCATCTACTTCGAGGAGGCCCTGGCGGTTCCTGTGCCTGGCTTTTTGGACCTTCGTCTGCTGCGGGCACTCTACACCCACCTTACAGCACTGTACATGAAGCAGCGGCTGCCACAGAAACTGCGGTGGACTCAGGAGCGGGCATGTGTCCTGATGATGGCGCTGCCTGACCACTGCTTCTGCTGCGCTGACGAGTTCGAGCTGCTGAAGCCCGTGATGTGGCGGGCACTGTTAGACGGGGACAGGCACCTGGAGACGCGtgccctcttcctgtccctcCGCCTCTTCCTGCAGCTTGGCCGTCATGACCACGCCCTGCCCTTTGCAGAGAGACTACAGTTTCTGTCTGCAGGCCTTGGATCACGTGATGGCCAAGTCCCGATGCCCCTCGACCTGAGCTGGCTGCTCAGTTGCCTGTACCACCAGAAGTACCAGCCTCACCTGGCGCTGGCCGCCCTCAGCTTGGACCCCCTTTGCCCGCGCACGCTGAACCATGCCCTTCAGAAGGTGGAAGTGTTTGTGAGAAATGCAGATCGTCTCAACCCAACATGGCGATGCACCAACTGCCCGCTGTCCAGCCAGCTGCGTTTGCACCTGCAGCAAGCTGTGGACAGTGCCAGTCGAGAGAGCCAGCATCTCGCTGAACTTGACCTGTGCATAAGCCTGGC TTGGCTGTTATTGTTGCATGGTGCCCTGGAGAAAGCTGTGTGGTGTGCAGAACATGCAGTGAAGGTGGGTTCTCACGTGGGTGAGGAAGAGAGATTCGAAGCACAAGCCCTTCATAGCTGGATGTTGGTGCTGAGTGGGAAGGCGGAGTCTGCTGTGAAccagctcctccccctcttAAGCTCTCTCACAGGCTCTGACAGCCCTGCCGCAAGGGGTGTTGTTCATACATTGATTGGCCTAAGCCTGCGGCAATTGGGACGTCTCCAGGAGTCTGCCACACACTCCCATTCCGCCCTGCGCATCGCTCATGAGAATGGAGACAAACGTAACGAAGCCATTGCCCTTGCCAACCTTGCGTGCCTGGCACTGGGTACGGGGTCAATGGGTGTGGCTGAAGGCTTCTTGCAGAGATCGCTGCTCCTCTTCTTCAACTTGGGTGACGGCGCTAACGAGGAGCACATTCAAGCACTCATCTGGATGGGTCGAGTTCTCAGCGACAGCGGGCGGGGCCTGGAAGCAAGGGTGGCTTATGAGTTGGGCTTACTGATCGGCATCAGTGTGAAAAACCTACGCA GCCAGATGACGGTGGCAGAGATCCTGAGCCGTCACTATGCCACAAAGCTGATGTACAGACAGTGCATTGTTTACTATGAACACTGTGTGGCATTGTCACGTGAGCTGCAAGACAAGCGTCTGGAGGGACAATACCTCGAAATCCTGGGCAGCATGTACCTGTCACTCAACACAGAGAG GACTTCCTGGAAATCTCTAGACTACACCAAGCAGAGCCTGAGGATCTCCATTGACTTGGGTAACAGGCAGGAGGAGTCTGTGACATGGCTGAATGCTGGACGCATCTACTACCTCATGTGTGAAGACGAGCTTGCTGACATGTACCTGCAG GCTGCTGTGAGGACAGCCCTGAAGGTGGAGGACCCTGCCTTTGTCCTGAGCGTCCATGAAGGTGCAGGAGACGTCTTTTTTAAAGGGCACAGGAACAGGATGGCAGCCCTGCCATTTTACAGG GATGGCAGTCTGCCACTAGCACGCAGCATTGGTGACACGCTCTCGGAGTTGAGGATGCTGAATAAAATCACTGTGCTGCTGATGTCTGAGTCGCAACACCAGGAGGCGCTGCAGTATGCCATATTAGCCGTAGAAAGTACCGCTGCTACAG GGCAGTGGGAGCAAGAGTGGGTGGCCCTTCACCGCCTGGCGTCTGTCCACTACGCACTACGGCACTACGAGCTGGCAGAGAACTTTTACCTGCAGGCTGTGAGGTGTGGGCCTACTGATACCCAGCACCGCATCACTGCGCAGTACTACTGCAGGACCTACAGACGGCTTGGAGACCTCACACTGCACCACCTACAG gatgcaTTTGATGCCATGGGGTATTACCAGCTAGCCCTGGCAGCAGCGATGGAGGACACATGCCCTGCCTCACGTTACATCCTTTTTATGAAACTTGCCGAGgtccacacacacctgctgcctGACACAGAGCTGTGTGAGCACTACACACACTCTGCCAACAGCCTGAAGAATGTGCTTGCGGAGACATACACAGAGAACTCCCCCGTGgatcaaacacagacagaaatgtaCCACAGAAAATCAAGCGACACAaatgtggataaaaaaaaagcagacgcACTCaccacaaatacacataaaacaaatacacatattGCAAGCACCCTGAACATAGAcaaaactgacacacacagcacaatcAGCATAACCACAGACAAAACAGACACGCCGAGTACAAACAgcataaacacagacaaaacagaCACGCAAAGCAAAAGCAGCATAAACTCACacgagacagacacacacagagtaatCAGTGTTAATACACGTGAAACAGGCAGAAACAGTGTTATCGACACCGACGTACAGGAAACTAACACATAG